Part of the Bdellovibrio bacteriovorus genome, CATACATCAATGAAACGATGCTGGTGATAAAGGTCGCGATATATATTCCGGCAAATCCAAAACCCAGGGGATAGATAAAGATGTAATTAAGGACGATATTGAGCGCCAAGTTAAAGACGCCGACAATAGGCAGGAATCGACCATTCCCGGTCCCGTGAATGGCCATAGAGATAGCAAAATAACAAAGACGCATGGGGATAGAGAGTGTCAACCAGATTACGGCGGACGAAGCCAGCTGGGCGATCTCGCCGTCAGTGACTAAGAACTTTACTAAAAGAGGATAAAGCCCCAGTCCAAGACCCGTGAGCACCAAGGAAAGATAAAAAGTAAATGTTAAGCACTTTTGCACGACATCAATACGCTCATGAGGCGAGGATTTTTCGGCCACAAGCACTGAAATCACCGGCGCTAAAGAAAAAGCCACAATCATGTCGATGATACTGACGCGCACTGGGATCGCAAAGGCGGCAGCCGCGTTGGCAGAAATCTGGCTTGCCATAATCAGGTCGGTTTGATTGATAAGGCGCCCCACGATAAACGTCAGAAAAAAAGGATAGACCGAATGAAAAAGACTTTTGGGATCAAGCTTAGTCATAATTTAGAACCTCCCAATTGCTGTGGTCTTCCGCCAGACGTGACGTGCTGACCGAAAAGAAAAGGTCGTTAGTACTGTCAATATTGTCATGTAAGATTACTTTGAAGGTTTTGTCGTCGTCAATCCCAGCCGCTTTTTCACCCAAGATAGAGTGTCCGAAGTTTTTTTCGACGATAAAGATGGATTGAGCTTTGGTGAGATCAGAGATTGTCCAACGAATCGCCGCGGCCATCATCAGTTCCGCGCAAAGGTCTTCAGTCAAGGTGCCAGCTTTTTTATGGTCATCTAAAATAATAAAAAATACTTTCCAATTTAAGCTGATATTTGCGGCTTCAATTTTATCTAGGAAAACATCCAAAAACTCTTTACCCGATGGTGGATACATCGCTAATAAGGTAGGGCAGTAATCAAAAATATAATGCCAAGCCTGACGCAAAGAATGAGACGCAATAGATCTTTCGCGAGAATTTACAGGTAAAAGGCGTGCTTTAGACGGAGAAAGATAAGTGCTGAAATTGCTCATAAGGGTCCCACAGATTGGCGGATAAGTTGTATGTCCTTGGCAATGCTTTCAATCTCAAGATTGGCGTCGCGTTCAATGACTATGGATTTGCCTGAAAAATCTTGAAAGAAAGACTTTGTAAACACGGCTGTTTCTACGGAAATGCCCGTGTCATGACTATCAATAATCCATCGCTCTGATTGTTCTTTTCCCATGGTGCGGTAACCCGCCACATGGAAATGGCTGCAATAAGATTTTAAACTCAACCAATCGCTAAGGCGGGAGCCGCCATTAAGGTCGGCGACGACGGCGTTGCTCAAATCAAAAAGCAAACCGCAGCCCGTTTCAGAAATAAGGTCTGCAAAAAACGAGGCTTGCTGGCAAGATACACCCGCCGTGCGCGAAGGGAAGTTTTCTAAAAGAACGCGTGTCTGTAGCATTTCCTGCCACTGCTGAACTTTAGCGACAACCATAGAATACTCTGTTTCATAGTTGATTTCGGCGGTGATGGGCAAAACTTGGGTGTGAATATTAAAACGGGCTAAATGATCCGAAATATAAAGGGGATTTAAGACAGATGAAAACTCCTTTATGATCGCGGCGTATTCTTTAAGATCCGACGTGTCTTTATGAATAAATTCAGACTTCATGATGTGAAATCCCACGTCAAGGCCATCTAACTTTTCAGCAATGTGTTCTGGATTTAAATGCGTGAAATTATCCAAAAGAATTTCCACGAAATCAATGGCGCCTTGATGAGCAAGATCGCTGGCAACGCGATAGCTGACGGGGTCGGTAATATTAAATCCGATTTTCATACAAGACTCTTTCTGATGTACTCGTTGAACCCGTCCATCAAGGTGACAGTGACTTTTTCTTCAGCTGCGGATACTTCATTTTTCGAAAATACCAAACGAAGATCTCCTTGCATAAACTCTTGGATCCAAGCACTTAAGACATCTCTTTGTTCATAGCCGTAAGCGGACAATAAGTTTTGAATTTCTGGATGTCGAAGACTTACGATGCGATTTAAATTTGAAATAGCGTAGTCAATCTGCTTTTGGCTGAAGACCGAGGTTTGTTTTCGTGAAAATTTGAAATTCTTCAATAATGCAAATTCTTCTGCATATTGGGCGGGCTTGCGAGTCCACGAAAGATCGGTGTGTTCGATATTCACGATGACTTCTGAGGAAGTCACGAAATGCTCTAAAATAAACTGCAACCACTGCCAAATTTCTGGCTTTACGGGTTGCGAGTGACCGTCATGCAAAGCTCCGTCGGCACCCACCACGAATCCGGAGATATGAATTTCAACGACGCATTTCCAAGGGATGAGGGCAAAAATGAATTCAGGCGAAAGGCCTAAATTATGGCATTCGATATAGCTGTGAGTCAGGTCAAAGATAAGTTTTGCCTCTGCAGAGTCTAAAATGCGACGGGCACTTTCCCAGTTTTGAATGACTTCTTCTGCCGAAGAACTGTAAAAATTGGCGTTTTCTATCCACACCGGAAGAGCTGTTTGGTTTTTTAATTTTTTTATAAAACGAATGGCATTGTCTTCGTTGACGGCGGAAGTTTTGAAGTGAGAAGAAAATCCAAGCTTGCCCAGACCTTGGTTTCTATTTCCTGTCAGATGAACCCCGATAGATGACACTTTATTTGAGTTTCGAGAGATTTTTTCTTGAACGAATTCACAGAAATTATTTTGAGATTCTTCATCTTCGCAGATGGGTGAGCGCGCCAGGTGCAAGGAGAGCTCACAGCCGGGGTAAAGGGCGATATTGTTATGGCGCTCTAATTCAGCAAGTCCTAGTTCTACAAATTGAGCTTCAGCAGGGATGGACATAAAATCAGTAGAGTCCGCGGGCATCATGTGGGAAGGGTGGTATCCGCATCCGGTGACGATCTTGATATTAGTGTTCATATTACCTCCCGGAAGTTTGAAGAAGAAAAGCCAACCCATTTCTAGGTTGGCCTTCACAGATGATTACAAGTTATAATCACCACAAGTCATGCCGTGACCGATTCTTTGCACAGACTCATCTGAAACCTTCATGCGCATTTTTTGGAACTCTTTAGCGAAGTTCACTTTTTTCATGACGACACCAATTTGGGCGACCTTTTGAGATTCGCTGATCGATGAGTTGTTTAAAATGAACTGAATGCTCGAAGCTGCTTTTTGATCCAACTTTGATAACTCTGCCGACAGTTGAGCTGGGCTGGCGTTAGCTGTTGAAGAAAGAACTCCGGCAGCGATAAGTGTGGCGATTGAATTCAGACCTAATTTCA contains:
- a CDS encoding multinuclear nonheme iron-dependent oxidase is translated as MKIGFNITDPVSYRVASDLAHQGAIDFVEILLDNFTHLNPEHIAEKLDGLDVGFHIMKSEFIHKDTSDLKEYAAIIKEFSSVLNPLYISDHLARFNIHTQVLPITAEINYETEYSMVVAKVQQWQEMLQTRVLLENFPSRTAGVSCQQASFFADLISETGCGLLFDLSNAVVADLNGGSRLSDWLSLKSYCSHFHVAGYRTMGKEQSERWIIDSHDTGISVETAVFTKSFFQDFSGKSIVIERDANLEIESIAKDIQLIRQSVGPL
- a CDS encoding multinuclear nonheme iron-dependent oxidase, with translation MNTNIKIVTGCGYHPSHMMPADSTDFMSIPAEAQFVELGLAELERHNNIALYPGCELSLHLARSPICEDEESQNNFCEFVQEKISRNSNKVSSIGVHLTGNRNQGLGKLGFSSHFKTSAVNEDNAIRFIKKLKNQTALPVWIENANFYSSSAEEVIQNWESARRILDSAEAKLIFDLTHSYIECHNLGLSPEFIFALIPWKCVVEIHISGFVVGADGALHDGHSQPVKPEIWQWLQFILEHFVTSSEVIVNIEHTDLSWTRKPAQYAEEFALLKNFKFSRKQTSVFSQKQIDYAISNLNRIVSLRHPEIQNLLSAYGYEQRDVLSAWIQEFMQGDLRLVFSKNEVSAAEEKVTVTLMDGFNEYIRKSLV